In Vibrio echinoideorum, the following proteins share a genomic window:
- a CDS encoding replication initiator protein RctB domain-containing protein, with translation MKPEEKLLIKARSHKDGHLFEVSETAVEWIEQYQHFKGVTKSIIELLNLISLRGFSSRDGYVSTTEIIESTDGQVTRAALQQRLRAAVSIGLFKQLPVRFEEGLAGKTMLHRFVNPNQLISVLGATSLVTESVKQNEKQKRSKALAQTKVNKRLLNEHGLNTPPTMKDEADQFIVSPTNWAGIIDQALAPPRTRKSYQKSMVSISGTRAVIETRSSKNIMTVDDLMTLFALFTLTVQYHDHHQDDYHLDAKHTPNKTPLYITDILSLRGKKDSGPARDSIRDSIDRIEFTDFQLHELTGRWLSENMPEGFKSDRFRFLARTITASEEAPTEGSDGEIRIKPNLYILVWEPSFYEELLTRDYFFLFPPEILKQHTLVFQMYSYFRSRMARRHTDCMLLSELNQKLARNIDWRRFSMDLVRELRKLGEVGDQEDTFLVNLWGYHLTITSLIEKGKTTDYQVDIKCNVEEVLRYSRARTTNAGKRNMAPTLPNPLRNEMVSKQKLEELSEIIDGEFEPIQRKAPSPRGKLGRRVKQRKHSVEINADEIMITLSKYTSAEALERSITALSAMTGHSHASIKEECSELIEKLDWLRVGEDVIPYETLSRLIELYNDRDSTSNRHLSIERLISGLAVRRKVCKQVHEGHLDENVFLALDEMAVGH, from the coding sequence ATGAAACCAGAAGAGAAATTGTTAATTAAGGCACGAAGCCACAAAGATGGTCATTTATTTGAGGTATCTGAAACAGCTGTTGAATGGATAGAACAATATCAACACTTCAAAGGTGTCACCAAAAGCATAATAGAACTTCTTAACCTAATTTCACTTCGTGGGTTTAGCAGCAGAGACGGATATGTTTCTACCACTGAAATTATCGAATCAACCGATGGTCAAGTGACTCGTGCGGCCTTGCAACAAAGGCTGAGAGCGGCTGTAAGTATTGGTCTTTTCAAACAACTTCCTGTTCGATTTGAAGAGGGCCTTGCTGGTAAAACCATGCTACATCGCTTTGTTAACCCGAACCAATTGATATCGGTATTAGGTGCGACCAGCTTAGTAACGGAAAGCGTAAAGCAAAATGAAAAGCAAAAACGTTCTAAGGCTCTAGCTCAAACTAAAGTAAACAAACGTTTATTGAATGAACATGGCCTCAATACCCCACCGACGATGAAAGATGAAGCAGATCAATTCATTGTTTCGCCAACCAATTGGGCTGGGATTATTGATCAAGCGTTAGCACCACCAAGAACGCGTAAAAGTTACCAGAAATCTATGGTTTCGATCTCTGGCACTCGAGCGGTGATCGAGACACGATCTTCTAAAAATATTATGACGGTTGATGATCTGATGACGCTATTCGCGTTATTCACGCTAACCGTTCAATATCATGATCATCACCAAGATGATTATCATCTAGACGCGAAACACACGCCCAACAAAACACCACTCTACATCACTGATATTTTGTCTTTACGAGGCAAAAAAGACAGTGGCCCAGCTCGTGATTCGATCCGCGATAGTATTGATCGTATCGAGTTTACGGATTTTCAACTTCACGAGCTTACAGGCCGCTGGCTCAGTGAGAACATGCCAGAAGGCTTTAAGAGTGATCGTTTCCGATTCTTAGCTAGAACCATTACCGCATCAGAAGAAGCGCCTACAGAGGGCTCTGACGGCGAAATTCGTATCAAACCGAACTTATACATCCTTGTCTGGGAACCTTCGTTTTACGAAGAGCTACTTACTCGCGATTATTTCTTCCTGTTCCCGCCTGAAATTCTAAAGCAACATACCTTGGTATTCCAAATGTATTCCTATTTCAGAAGCCGAATGGCACGTCGTCATACGGACTGCATGTTACTGAGCGAACTGAATCAGAAATTGGCTCGCAATATCGATTGGCGTCGTTTCTCTATGGATCTGGTTCGCGAACTCAGGAAGCTCGGAGAAGTTGGGGATCAAGAAGATACTTTCTTAGTTAACTTGTGGGGTTATCACCTAACGATCACGTCGTTGATCGAAAAAGGTAAGACAACCGATTATCAGGTCGATATCAAATGTAATGTGGAAGAGGTGTTGCGTTACTCAAGAGCACGTACCACCAACGCCGGAAAGCGTAATATGGCGCCAACGCTCCCGAACCCACTTCGTAATGAGATGGTTTCTAAGCAGAAATTGGAAGAGCTGTCTGAGATTATTGATGGTGAATTTGAGCCCATTCAACGTAAAGCGCCGTCACCAAGAGGCAAATTGGGACGTCGAGTTAAGCAACGTAAACACTCTGTCGAGATCAATGCTGACGAGATCATGATAACTCTATCCAAATATACCTCAGCAGAGGCTCTAGAACGCAGCATAACGGCTTTATCAGCAATGACAGGGCACTCACATGCCTCAATCAAAGAAGAGTGCTCAGAGCTTATTGAGAAGCTTGATTGGCTAAGAGTAGGGGAGGACGTTATCCCATACGAAACACTGAGTAGGTTGATTGAGCTGTACAACGACCGCGACAGCACGAGCAATCGACATTTGTCCATTGAGCGTCTTATCTCGGGTTTGGCTGTGCGTCGTAAAGTATGTAAACAAGTTCACGAAGGTCATCTCGACGAGAATGTGTTCTTAGCGCTCGATGAAATGGCGGTTGGCCATTAG
- a CDS encoding transcriptional regulator: MNELDTWLERIEDWYKDRKHDQVERLEPLILTPPDALWGPLITDKQSKGIACWLDGCLRIFTFYRYRSEAQTSLSLSLNPEVAPHGASNSHHQEKAYQYLMFGYSKLQAVSCDPRAEPGLQEWCTQRVQHLCVLALEFANQQHETRWQEESEKLIESHVRFMASQNQNDDQGRVKHQLH, translated from the coding sequence ATGAATGAACTAGACACTTGGTTAGAGCGCATCGAAGATTGGTACAAAGACCGAAAGCATGATCAAGTGGAAAGGTTAGAACCTTTGATCTTAACGCCTCCAGATGCACTCTGGGGGCCTTTGATCACAGATAAACAGAGCAAGGGTATCGCATGTTGGTTAGACGGATGCCTGAGAATCTTTACGTTTTATCGGTACAGAAGCGAAGCACAAACATCATTGAGCTTGTCATTGAATCCAGAAGTGGCTCCGCACGGGGCTAGCAACTCGCACCATCAAGAAAAGGCCTATCAGTACCTGATGTTTGGTTACAGCAAACTGCAGGCCGTTTCATGTGATCCTAGAGCAGAACCTGGCTTGCAAGAGTGGTGTACACAGCGAGTGCAACACTTGTGTGTGCTGGCTCTGGAGTTTGCGAATCAGCAACATGAAACACGTTGGCAAGAAGAGTCAGAAAAGTTGATCGAGTCGCATGTACGATTTATGGCGAGCCAAAACCAGAACGATGATCAAGGTAGAGTTAAACATCAGCTTCATTGA
- a CDS encoding ATP-binding cassette domain-containing protein, whose protein sequence is MSQPIFQVKNLIKEFTVGGGLGKEEIFRALHGVSFDLYAGKTLALVGESGCGKSTCARLMTKVYPATEGEILFKGKDISTLNSRKDILDYRSRVQMVFQDPFSSLNPTHTIEHHLTRPLKIHKQVANKKALAERLKELLTLVELPIETLAKYPHELSGGQRQRVNLARALAVGAEVILADEPTSMLDVSIRLGVLNLMQRMKQELGIGFLYITHDLATAHYIAEETAVMYKGQIVEWGSTQSILTNPQHPYTKLLISAVPDPDLPFGELVKNEPNYSIDADRIREQSSEIQHEVKQVADNHFVKQWDNVA, encoded by the coding sequence ATGTCACAACCTATTTTTCAAGTAAAAAACCTCATTAAAGAGTTCACTGTTGGTGGTGGATTGGGCAAAGAAGAAATTTTCAGAGCACTGCATGGCGTGAGCTTTGACTTGTATGCAGGGAAAACACTGGCACTGGTTGGTGAATCGGGTTGCGGAAAAAGCACCTGTGCCCGATTGATGACCAAGGTTTACCCGGCGACAGAGGGAGAGATATTATTCAAAGGCAAAGACATCTCCACGCTAAACAGCCGTAAAGATATCTTGGATTACCGCAGCCGCGTACAAATGGTGTTCCAAGACCCGTTTAGTTCACTCAATCCAACCCACACCATTGAGCACCATTTAACGCGCCCTCTTAAAATCCATAAGCAAGTCGCCAACAAAAAGGCACTAGCAGAGCGTCTCAAGGAGTTATTAACGCTGGTGGAGTTACCCATAGAAACTCTCGCCAAATACCCACACGAGCTCAGTGGAGGCCAAAGACAGAGGGTTAACCTGGCAAGAGCGCTTGCGGTTGGGGCCGAGGTTATCCTCGCCGATGAACCGACCTCGATGTTAGATGTCTCGATTCGCCTTGGCGTGTTAAACCTAATGCAACGAATGAAGCAAGAGTTAGGAATTGGCTTTTTGTACATTACCCACGATCTTGCCACGGCACATTACATAGCTGAAGAGACAGCAGTGATGTACAAAGGCCAGATCGTCGAGTGGGGATCAACACAGTCGATCTTAACCAACCCCCAACACCCGTACACTAAATTGTTGATCTCCGCGGTGCCGGATCCCGATCTACCATTTGGCGAACTGGTCAAAAATGAGCCAAACTATTCAATAGACGCTGATCGTATTCGAGAGCAAAGCAGTGAAATACAGCATGAAGTAAAGCAAGTTGCTGATAATCACTTTGTAAAACAGTGGGATAATGTTGCATGA
- a CDS encoding ABC transporter ATP-binding protein, with product MSMENSDTPLLEVKNLCVDYITDDGDFNAVKSVSFSIGQGEIFGLAGESGCGKSTIAFAINRLHKPPAFISGGKILFNGQDLLSLSDNHLNTLRWSEIAMVFQSAMNSLNPVLTIQEQFADVLRHHKGMTNEQAKDRAEKLLDLVNIPRHRLTEYPHQFSGGMRQRLVIAIALALNPKLIIMDEPTTALDVVVQREILQQIHQLREEFGFSILFITHDLALMSQLCDRIAIMRHGQIVEINQAYEIRNNPQHSYTQKLWSSFPNIHQHAHATAC from the coding sequence ATGTCTATGGAAAATTCAGATACACCTCTTCTCGAAGTGAAGAACTTGTGTGTCGATTACATCACCGATGACGGCGATTTTAATGCGGTAAAATCCGTGAGCTTTAGCATAGGTCAAGGAGAAATCTTTGGCTTAGCCGGGGAATCAGGCTGTGGTAAAAGTACCATCGCTTTTGCCATTAACCGCCTGCATAAGCCACCGGCTTTTATCTCAGGGGGAAAGATACTGTTTAACGGACAAGACCTGTTGAGCTTATCTGATAACCATTTAAATACGTTGCGTTGGAGTGAGATTGCTATGGTCTTCCAGAGCGCAATGAACTCGCTCAACCCTGTCTTAACCATTCAAGAGCAGTTCGCTGATGTTTTACGTCATCACAAAGGCATGACCAACGAACAAGCCAAAGATCGCGCCGAGAAGTTACTCGATCTGGTGAATATTCCACGCCACCGACTCACAGAGTACCCTCACCAATTCAGTGGCGGCATGCGCCAGCGTTTGGTGATTGCCATTGCTCTCGCTCTAAACCCTAAGCTGATCATCATGGACGAACCGACCACCGCACTGGACGTAGTTGTACAGCGCGAGATACTACAACAAATACACCAGCTCAGAGAGGAGTTTGGTTTCTCGATACTCTTTATCACCCACGACCTGGCTCTTATGAGTCAACTGTGCGATCGCATTGCCATCATGCGTCACGGTCAGATTGTTGAAATTAACCAAGCTTATGAAATTCGTAACAATCCGCAGCACTCCTACACCCAAAAGCTTTGGAGTTCATTCCCTAATATTCACCAACATGCTCACGCGACCGCGTGCTAG
- a CDS encoding NADAR family protein encodes MSSSVAKAKEVLFYEPEDPNGYLSNFAACPIRVDDQIWATSEHYYQAMKFASEALRVSILEARTPAEAFSLSRDYQDQVREDWYDIRVEVMEFIVTEKFKQNPQFALFLANTGDSVIKEHSHKDHFWGDGGDGTGENRLGEILMVVRQQLRSQQLHSNASH; translated from the coding sequence ATGTCTAGTTCTGTGGCTAAAGCCAAAGAAGTATTGTTTTATGAACCCGAAGATCCAAATGGATACCTCTCAAATTTCGCGGCGTGTCCTATTCGGGTTGACGATCAAATCTGGGCAACCAGCGAGCATTATTATCAAGCGATGAAATTTGCCTCTGAAGCGCTACGTGTTTCTATCCTAGAAGCCAGAACACCCGCAGAAGCCTTCTCTTTAAGTCGAGATTACCAAGACCAAGTTCGTGAAGATTGGTATGACATTCGTGTTGAAGTGATGGAATTTATTGTGACTGAGAAGTTTAAACAGAATCCACAGTTTGCTCTGTTTCTCGCTAATACTGGAGACTCGGTTATCAAGGAGCATTCCCACAAAGACCATTTCTGGGGAGATGGTGGTGATGGAACTGGCGAGAATCGTTTAGGTGAGATCTTGATGGTGGTACGTCAACAACTTCGATCTCAACAATTGCATTCGAACGCGTCGCATTAA
- a CDS encoding substrate-binding periplasmic protein → MKKHLIVASIVSLFSSSYAFSSEPVHYYIIASQAQPFQIETDGSSHRGIVSDIVQAVFDDSQYEIDYHTYPFNRMIDKLDARENPNWVTYGSPSWGNIQSVNLSKDPIYNVKHVLLSSGKEPFEFNTIDDLNGKAVVLLVGFEYPNLEPYIKQGKLNEIRVKDYSAAFRVLNRTPGDTVFVEMESRIKYNLNEQKLSIDDYQMQEFGSVINNYPIHLAFDPEMDPKLQSFIDQRLDQMKDDGQLDDIVQGYL, encoded by the coding sequence ATGAAAAAACATCTTATCGTTGCATCCATAGTCAGTTTGTTTTCAAGCAGTTATGCTTTTTCAAGCGAGCCTGTTCACTACTACATTATTGCGAGCCAAGCGCAACCTTTTCAGATCGAAACTGACGGGTCATCTCACAGAGGAATTGTTTCCGATATTGTTCAGGCAGTATTCGATGACAGTCAATACGAGATCGATTACCACACCTACCCTTTCAACCGCATGATAGACAAGCTAGATGCTCGAGAGAATCCAAATTGGGTAACCTACGGCAGCCCTAGTTGGGGAAACATCCAATCTGTAAACCTGTCTAAAGATCCGATTTACAATGTAAAACACGTATTGCTCAGTAGTGGCAAGGAACCATTTGAGTTCAATACTATCGACGACTTAAACGGAAAAGCGGTGGTCTTGCTGGTGGGGTTTGAATATCCAAACCTAGAGCCTTACATCAAACAAGGCAAGCTCAACGAGATTCGAGTTAAAGATTACAGCGCGGCTTTTCGTGTATTAAACCGAACTCCGGGTGATACCGTTTTTGTTGAGATGGAATCGAGAATCAAATACAACCTAAACGAGCAGAAGTTAAGTATTGATGATTACCAGATGCAAGAATTTGGTTCAGTGATCAATAACTACCCTATTCATTTAGCATTTGACCCTGAAATGGATCCTAAGCTGCAAAGCTTCATCGACCAGCGTCTCGACCAAATGAAAGACGATGGACAACTAGATGACATCGTACAAGGGTATTTATAG